A genomic window from Vagococcus sp. CY52-2 includes:
- the rsmI gene encoding 16S rRNA (cytidine(1402)-2'-O)-methyltransferase, whose amino-acid sequence MNCQKSFAIQDDKGKLYLVPTPIGNLEDMTFRAVRLLQEVSFIASEDTRNTQKLLNHFDIKTKQISLHEHNSHDKIPTLIKLLQEGQDIAQVSDAGMPSISDPGHDLVVACIKEGISVVSIPGATAGMTALIASGLSPQPFYFHGFLPRKKKEQVAELTKLKGVNATIIFYESPYRVEKTLATMEQVFSEETQVVLCRELTKLHEEYIRGSVQEVINYLSNHPIKGECCLLIENVVEEETISYDSDMSIAEHVNLVSEQEDMTVKEAIKEVAKIRGLKKQEVYKEYHQ is encoded by the coding sequence ATGAATTGTCAAAAAAGTTTTGCCATACAAGATGATAAAGGAAAGCTCTATCTAGTTCCGACTCCAATTGGTAATTTAGAGGATATGACGTTTCGTGCTGTAAGGCTGTTGCAGGAAGTATCTTTCATTGCAAGTGAAGATACAAGAAACACTCAAAAATTATTAAATCATTTTGATATAAAAACAAAGCAAATTAGTCTACATGAGCATAACTCACATGATAAAATTCCAACATTAATCAAGTTATTGCAAGAAGGACAAGATATCGCACAAGTAAGTGATGCAGGTATGCCTTCTATTAGTGATCCAGGACATGATTTGGTTGTGGCGTGTATTAAAGAAGGTATATCAGTTGTATCTATACCAGGAGCGACAGCAGGGATGACCGCTCTTATTGCTAGTGGACTATCCCCACAACCGTTTTATTTTCATGGTTTTTTACCACGAAAAAAGAAAGAACAGGTGGCTGAATTAACAAAATTAAAAGGGGTTAATGCGACTATCATTTTTTATGAATCGCCTTATAGAGTAGAAAAAACACTGGCAACAATGGAACAAGTGTTTTCAGAAGAAACACAAGTTGTTCTTTGCCGAGAACTGACTAAATTACATGAAGAATATATCAGAGGAAGTGTTCAAGAAGTTATTAATTATCTATCGAACCATCCTATAAAAGGTGAGTGTTGCTTGCTAATAGAAAATGTCGTTGAAGAAGAAACGATATCTTATGATAGTGATATGTCTATTGCCGAACATGTTAATTTAGTCTCTGAACAAGAAGACATGACAGTAAAGGAAGCAATTAAAGAAGTCGCTAAAATAAGAGGGTTAAAAAAACAAGAAGTGTACAAAGAGTATCATCAATGA
- a CDS encoding initiation control protein YabA, with translation MDKMKLYDELVNVERQLETMLFQVKEMKPIVDNLVEENLNLKLENQHLHDKLDKLEKQEIVDDGRQELSKSRLNLEKLYEQGFHVCKDFYGSRRENQEECVFCSSMIYGK, from the coding sequence ATGGATAAAATGAAATTATATGATGAGTTGGTCAATGTTGAACGTCAATTAGAAACCATGTTATTTCAAGTCAAAGAGATGAAACCGATTGTTGATAATTTAGTAGAAGAAAACTTAAACTTAAAATTAGAAAATCAGCATCTCCATGATAAGTTGGATAAATTAGAAAAACAAGAAATAGTAGACGACGGAAGACAGGAATTATCAAAATCAAGATTAAATTTAGAAAAACTATATGAGCAAGGATTCCATGTTTGTAAAGATTTTTATGGTTCGAGACGTGAAAATCAAGAAGAATGTGTCTTTTGTTCTAGTATGATTTATGGTAAATAA